The following proteins come from a genomic window of Gossypium raimondii isolate GPD5lz chromosome 5, ASM2569854v1, whole genome shotgun sequence:
- the LOC105765895 gene encoding protein ROH1, with product MDTQEQELEDIELFQKHVSDRFTELSSPPEDDALLSVSWLHRLLDVFLCCEAEFEAILIMDRDPSQLSKPPFDRLIPEFIERAVKALDICNAVANGVDSVRHCQKLSEIVISALDQNPLGDGHAKRAKKALLMLLSAMNLDDKEGTHVKATERSWSFGRRGVNKEQIAGHFRSLSWQVAKNWSSAKQIQSMMYNLVAPRGAEASGLPSPIYTMNVIMIFVMWALVAAIPCQERNGLPTHFPVPKQLNWAHSLIGLQEKIADEWKKKEKKGMSGLLDELQKMEKLAQSLIDFTDSFHFPGDAEKVKEAAANVSELKEIFGRMDQGLTPLQMHIREVFHRIVRSRTEFLDVLEKGSAPVV from the coding sequence ATGGATACTCAAGAGCAAGAGCTTGAAGACATTGAGCTTTTCCAAAAGCATGTTTCTGATCGCTTCACCGAACTCTCATCACCACCCGAGGACGATGCCCTCCTCTCAGTTTCCTGGCTACACAGACTCCTCGATGTTTTCCTTTGCTGCGAAGCCGAATTCGAGGCTATTCTCATTATGGATCGTGACCCTTCCCAGCTCTCCAAGCCTCCTTTTGATCGGTTGATCCCTGAATTCATTGAACGCGCCGTCAAGGCTTTGGACATTTGTAATGCCGTTGCCAACGGGGTTGACTCCGTTAGGCATTGCCAAAAACTGTCTGAGATTGTTATTTCGGCTTTGGACCAAAACCCTCTTGGGGACGGCCATGCCAAGCGAGCTAAAAAGGCCTTACTTATGCTCCTCTCCGCAATGAATCTGGACGATAAAGAAGGTACCCATGTTAAAGCCACGGAAAGGAGCTGGTCCTTCGGTCGCCGAGGTGTTAATAAGGAGCAGATTGCCGGACATTTCAGGTCACTTTCTTGGCAGGTGGCTAAGAATTGGTCATCCGCAAAACAGATTCAATCCATGATGTACAACCTGGTTGCACCACGTGGAGCAGAGGCTTCGGGTTTGCCCTCTCCAATTTATACCATGAACGTGATCATGATATTTGTGATGTGGGCATTGGTAGCTGCAATACCTTGTCAAGAGAGGAACGGGTTGCCCACTCATTTCCCGGTTCCCAAGCAACTGAATTGGGCCCATAGCTTGATTGGATTACAAGAGAAAATCGCTGATGAGtggaagaagaaggagaagaaaggGATGTCTGGATTGTTGGATGAGCTGCAGAAAATGGAGAAACTGGCTCAGAGTTTGATTGACTTTACGGATTCTTTCCACTTCCCTGGAGACGCTGAGAAAGTGAAGGAAGCAGCTGCAAATGTTTCGGAATTAAAGGAGATTTTTGGGAGGATGGATCAAGGATTGACCCCTTTACAGATGCATATTAGGGAAGTGTTTCATAGGATTGTAAGAAGCAGAACTGAGTTCCTTGATGTGTTGGAGAAGGGTTCTGCACCTGTCGTATAA
- the LOC105769892 gene encoding uncharacterized protein LOC105769892 yields the protein MLLMRSLSTPILNSWLCHSKDCCSSPDPDFPILQRSGSVSLYTPASIDDHKHKQLNIPKPRKEEGKPMIPTPHSLDLHKQAEQESDDQEQESEPKSCSIQTLFSISELGERVVDDDEVSNVTDGGSICGPGDDCGGGGSGLFETDSTNVYYQKMIEANPGNPLFLGNYAKFLKEIRGDFGRAEEYCERAILANTNDGNVLSLYALLIWENQKDAHRAQTYFDQAVQASPHDCFLLASYAKFLWDAEEEEEEEEEEEHSGHGDW from the exons atgctGCTCATGAGAAGCTTATCGACACCAATCTTAAACTCATGGTTATGTCACTCCAAAGACTGTTGTTCATCACCAGACCCCGACTTCCCCATTCTCCAAAGATCCGGATCAGTCTCTTTGTACACCCCAGCTTCCATTGATGACCATAAACATAAACAACTCAATATCCCAAAACCAAGAAAAGAAGAGGGCAAACCCATGATACCAACACCGCACTCTCTCGACCTCCACAAACAAGCAGAGCAGGAAAGTGATGACCAAGAACAAGAGTCAGAACCCAAGTCTTGTTCCATCCaaacactattttcaatttctgaGTTGGGAGAAAGAGTAGTGGATGATGATGAAGTTAGTAATGTGACGGATGGTGGTAGTATCTGCGGCCCTGGAGATGATTGTGGTGGCGGCGGCTCAGGGTTATTTGAGACTGACAGCACTAATGTTTACTACCAGAAAATGATTGAAGCAAATCCTGGTAATCCGCTTTTTCTTGGGAATTATGCCAAGTTTTTGAAAGAG ATTAGAGGGGATTTTGGCAGAGCTGAGGAGTACTGCGAGCGAGCAATTTTGGCAAATACTAATGATGGAAATGTTTTGTCACTCTATGCTCTTCTAATTTGGGAAAACCAAAAGGATGCTCATAGAGCCCAAACTTACTTTGATCAAGCTGTTCAGGCTTCCCCACATGACTG TTTTCTCCTGGCTTCATACGCAAAATTTCTTTGGGAtgcagaagaagaagaagaagaagaagaagaagaagagcataGCGGGCATGGTGACTGGTGA
- the LOC105767577 gene encoding cucumber peeling cupredoxin, producing MARFIMCILFFVIINAVALMQFTAAQTVHVVGDDLGWTIPQNGATAYSNWAASKRFLIGDILVFNFTTNEHDVLQVPKASFDECSDDNPIGNMLINGPANVTLNTTGEQYYICTIARHCELGQRLAITVSATSSSPLPAPSPTTPTTPSPTSNDCTPAPTSGPTAGSIPAPNATPNSSSSSSVLATLLLSIFPIFMGLIF from the exons ATGGCGAGGTTCATCATGtgcattttatttttcgtaATCATCAACGCGGTGGCTTTAATGCAATTCACGGCGGCTCAAACGGTGCATGTTGTGGGGGATGACTTGGGATGGACCATTCCGCAGAACGGTGCCACCGCATACAGCAATTGGGCGGCTAGTAAGAGGTTCTTGATTGGAGATATCTTAG TGTTCAACTTCACAACAAATGAGCATGATGTACTACAAGTCCCCAAGGCATCTTTCGACGAGTGCAGCGACGACAACCCTATCGGAAACATGCTCATCAACGGTCCAGCCAACGTTACCCTCAACACCACTGGCGAACAATATTACATTTGCACAATTGCGAGGCACTGTGAACTCGGTCAAAGATTAGCCATTACCGTCTCCGCCACTTCCAGCTCTCCTTTGCCTGCACCTTCACCTACTACTCCTACAACCCCTTCTCCTACTTCCAATGATTGTACACCGGCTCCTACATCCGGTCCAACAGCTGGCTCGATACCTGCTCCCAATGCCACTCCTaattcttcatcttcatcatctgTCCTTGCCACTCTGTTGCTGTCCATATTCCCCATTTTCATGGGTTTAATTTTCTGA